A window of Longispora fulva contains these coding sequences:
- a CDS encoding MFS transporter yields MPPRLINLLRSLTPGSPALLALTTSSLVASIGRGTFITISVVFFSRSVGLSASQVGLGMTIAAVIGLFAGVPAGYLADRVGPRAVTIALGCLQAVVLLGYTMAHGFVAFVVVAGAVSLVESGLGASRGALIAGAVPAEERVRTRAYLRSVTNVGWVLGALPAGWALQHDTRGGYLAVIVLNSALFLTAALLNLRVPAVPPQPRAANGPQLVALRDRPFLTVTLLNAVLCIHYGMLNIAVPLWVVNRTNAPAWVVAAATALNAVVVVLFQVRASRGTGDATGGARAQRVSGVLLLAACLLYALAAGQPAWVAAVVLLVGAFVHVLGELRQAAGGWGISFSLAPEHAQGQYQGLYNMSFSFASVVAPAILTTVVVGWGWPGWLLFGLVFAGAGFAVPPAVRWARRTAPELVPS; encoded by the coding sequence ATGCCGCCACGCTTGATCAACTTGCTGCGTTCGCTGACCCCGGGCTCGCCGGCCCTGCTGGCGTTGACGACGAGTTCGCTCGTCGCGTCGATCGGGCGGGGCACGTTCATCACGATCAGCGTGGTGTTCTTCTCCCGGTCGGTCGGCCTGAGCGCCAGCCAGGTGGGGCTCGGCATGACCATCGCGGCCGTGATCGGCCTGTTCGCCGGGGTGCCGGCCGGCTACCTCGCCGACCGGGTCGGGCCGCGCGCGGTGACGATCGCGCTGGGCTGCCTCCAGGCGGTGGTCCTCCTCGGGTACACCATGGCGCATGGTTTCGTGGCTTTCGTCGTGGTCGCCGGCGCGGTGTCGCTCGTGGAGTCCGGGCTCGGCGCCAGCCGGGGCGCGCTGATCGCCGGGGCGGTGCCGGCCGAGGAACGGGTCCGCACCCGCGCCTACCTGCGGTCCGTGACCAACGTCGGCTGGGTGCTCGGCGCGCTGCCCGCCGGCTGGGCGCTGCAGCACGACACCCGCGGCGGCTACCTAGCCGTGATCGTGCTCAACTCCGCGCTGTTCCTGACGGCCGCGCTGCTCAACCTGCGGGTGCCGGCCGTGCCGCCGCAGCCCCGCGCCGCCAACGGCCCCCAGCTCGTGGCCCTGCGCGACCGACCGTTCCTCACGGTGACCCTGCTCAACGCCGTGCTGTGCATCCATTACGGGATGCTCAACATCGCCGTGCCGCTCTGGGTCGTCAACCGCACCAACGCGCCCGCCTGGGTGGTCGCCGCGGCCACGGCCCTCAACGCCGTCGTGGTCGTGCTGTTCCAGGTCCGGGCCAGCCGGGGGACCGGCGACGCGACCGGCGGCGCCCGCGCGCAGCGGGTCTCCGGGGTGCTGCTGCTGGCCGCGTGCCTGCTGTACGCGCTCGCCGCCGGGCAACCGGCCTGGGTCGCGGCCGTGGTGCTGCTCGTGGGCGCGTTCGTGCACGTGCTCGGGGAGCTGCGGCAGGCGGCCGGCGGGTGGGGCATCTCCTTCTCTCTGGCCCCGGAGCACGCCCAGGGCCAGTACCAGGGGCTCTACAACATGAGCTTCTCCTTCGCCAGCGTCGTGGCGCCGGCGATCCTGACCACGGTCGTCGTCGGGTGGGGCTGGCCGGGGTGGCTGCTGTTCGGGCTGGTGTTCGCCGGGGCGGGGTTCGCCGTGCCGCCGGCGGTGCGGTGGGCGCGGCGGACGGCCCCGGAACTCGTGCCCAGCTGA
- a CDS encoding sensor histidine kinase encodes MPSPDTGSRAGAGHWWRAGRWGRRSRGPWHWPFLRPDGPAILRRLGSVRFRAALASAVAATLAFGLGALWMRSEIYDSRMDSATRQATLTAQAVISDSFTDPDVPRPTPNRSDWAVALPDGRVVVVDGALNPYLLSGRITLPVVDGDLWAGWSNTFTLHSQSLDMGVAQPFDDKDVRFAVVASGPVDAARMRALAERYGVPAATYGAQEHVLAYVAVLPDEAEAAVAAVDRALAGAVPVGVLFVALMAWFVTGRALRPVEEIRERLAQITGHELHRRVPVPPSGDEITRLAVTTNATLDRLEEAVARQRGFVADAAHELRSPLASLRTGMEVTLAHPEGVDWPAEFGRTLHEARRLGGLTDDLLLLARLDRTTPAGRPTAGRIAQDGASGPGRLAQDGMSGNPDGRAWRPVDLADLACEQVAERGYLHPDGPRFAARADGPAVVAGDESHLSRLLRNLLDNAARHAATEVVVTVTRDDARVTVVVADDGPGIAPADRERIFERFTRLDAARDRDSGGTGLGLAIARDLAAQHRGTLRATDSPLGARFELDLPRNL; translated from the coding sequence GTGCCTAGCCCGGACACCGGCTCACGGGCCGGGGCCGGCCACTGGTGGCGGGCCGGCCGGTGGGGCCGGCGGTCGCGCGGTCCGTGGCACTGGCCGTTCCTGCGGCCCGACGGCCCCGCGATCCTGCGCCGGCTCGGCTCGGTCCGGTTCCGAGCGGCCCTCGCCTCGGCCGTGGCGGCGACGCTCGCCTTCGGACTCGGCGCGCTGTGGATGCGGTCGGAGATCTACGACAGCCGGATGGACTCGGCGACCCGGCAGGCCACCCTCACCGCGCAGGCCGTGATCAGCGACAGTTTCACCGACCCGGACGTGCCCCGGCCGACGCCGAACCGGTCCGACTGGGCGGTCGCGCTGCCCGACGGTCGGGTCGTGGTGGTCGACGGCGCGCTGAACCCCTACCTGCTGTCGGGCCGGATCACGCTGCCCGTCGTCGACGGTGACCTGTGGGCGGGCTGGAGCAACACGTTTACCCTGCACTCCCAGTCGCTGGACATGGGCGTCGCGCAGCCGTTCGACGACAAGGACGTCCGCTTCGCCGTCGTCGCGTCGGGGCCGGTCGACGCGGCGAGGATGAGGGCCCTGGCCGAGCGGTACGGCGTGCCGGCCGCCACGTACGGGGCGCAGGAGCACGTGCTGGCCTACGTCGCCGTGCTCCCCGACGAGGCCGAGGCCGCGGTGGCCGCCGTGGACCGGGCGCTGGCGGGGGCTGTACCCGTCGGGGTGTTGTTCGTGGCCCTGATGGCCTGGTTCGTCACGGGCCGGGCGCTGCGGCCGGTCGAGGAGATCCGGGAACGCCTCGCCCAGATCACCGGGCACGAACTGCACCGCAGGGTGCCGGTGCCGCCGTCCGGGGACGAGATCACCCGGCTGGCCGTCACGACCAACGCGACCCTCGACCGCCTCGAGGAGGCCGTCGCCCGGCAGCGCGGATTCGTGGCGGACGCCGCGCACGAGCTGCGCAGCCCCCTCGCGAGCCTGCGGACCGGCATGGAGGTCACCCTCGCCCATCCGGAGGGGGTGGACTGGCCGGCGGAGTTCGGCCGGACGCTGCACGAGGCCCGCCGGCTGGGCGGCCTGACCGACGACCTGCTGCTGCTCGCCCGCCTCGACCGCACCACCCCCGCCGGCCGCCCGACCGCGGGCCGGATCGCGCAGGACGGCGCCTCCGGCCCGGGCCGGCTCGCGCAGGACGGCATGTCCGGGAACCCCGACGGCCGCGCGTGGCGGCCCGTGGACCTCGCCGACCTGGCATGCGAACAGGTCGCCGAGCGCGGCTACCTGCATCCGGACGGGCCGCGCTTCGCGGCGCGGGCGGACGGCCCGGCCGTGGTCGCCGGCGACGAGTCGCACCTGAGCCGGCTGCTGCGCAACCTCCTGGACAACGCCGCCCGGCACGCCGCCACGGAGGTGGTCGTCACCGTGACCCGCGACGACGCCCGGGTGACGGTCGTGGTCGCCGACGACGGACCGGGCATCGCGCCGGCTGACCGGGAACGGATCTTCGAGCGGTTCACCCGGCTCGACGCCGCCCGCGACCGCGACTCCGGCGGCACCGGCCTGGGCCTGGCCATCGCACGCGACCTGGCCGCCCAGCACCGCGGCACCCTCCGCGCGACGGACAGCCCGCTCGGCGCGCGCTTCGAGCTGGACCTGCCCAGAAACCTCTGA
- a CDS encoding DUF2079 domain-containing protein, with the protein MRTTGYDLGIFEQAIRGYAEGRAPVSELKGPGFHLLGDHFHPVLMLLAPVYRLFPGPLTLLVAQAALFAVSAVPVTRLAVMVVGRWRGLGLGVAYGLSWGVQQAVDFDFHEIAFAVPLLAFSLDALATGRWRRAALFALPLLLVKEDLGLTVAAIGICLACRGTHVRDTWRAFRAGGVSPVLRQRLLGGALVATGVAGTLLTVLVLIPAFNPAGDYAYTATAGRPLAGLDAKEWLLFALLAPTLFLAVRSPLVLVAVPTVALRLWSGTPNHWSTGFHYDAVLMPVLFVALVDALSRLRPAPAGRLAVAACALGCAIGAFQPLAGLAHPATWRVPPHVAAVRSALDGIPDGAVVAADNRLAPQLTARCQVYRHPEVPPGVHPDWIATTDPDVRPPDGYEVAHRAPGLTLLRRSPISDPPHPPNVHSVPSATTITQGVTFEAAPA; encoded by the coding sequence ATGCGCACCACCGGCTATGACCTGGGCATCTTCGAACAGGCAATTCGGGGGTACGCCGAGGGCCGCGCCCCCGTCTCCGAACTCAAGGGCCCCGGCTTCCACCTGCTCGGCGACCACTTCCACCCGGTCCTGATGCTGCTGGCCCCCGTCTACCGGCTGTTCCCCGGCCCGCTGACGCTGCTCGTCGCCCAGGCCGCGCTGTTCGCCGTCTCTGCCGTGCCGGTGACCCGACTGGCCGTGATGGTGGTGGGCCGGTGGCGTGGCCTCGGGCTCGGCGTCGCCTACGGGCTGTCCTGGGGCGTGCAGCAGGCCGTCGACTTCGACTTCCACGAGATCGCGTTCGCGGTGCCGCTGCTCGCCTTCAGCCTCGATGCCCTGGCGACCGGCCGGTGGCGGCGCGCGGCGCTGTTCGCCCTGCCGCTGCTCCTCGTCAAGGAGGACCTCGGCCTGACGGTGGCGGCGATCGGGATCTGCCTGGCGTGCCGTGGGACGCACGTCCGCGACACGTGGCGGGCCTTCCGGGCCGGCGGCGTGTCGCCGGTGCTCCGGCAGCGCCTGCTCGGTGGCGCGCTCGTCGCCACCGGCGTCGCCGGGACCCTGCTCACCGTCCTCGTGCTGATCCCGGCGTTCAACCCGGCCGGCGACTACGCCTACACGGCCACGGCCGGCCGCCCGCTCGCCGGCCTCGACGCCAAGGAGTGGCTGCTGTTCGCGCTGCTCGCGCCGACCCTGTTCCTGGCCGTGCGCTCCCCGCTGGTCCTGGTCGCCGTGCCGACCGTGGCACTGCGGCTGTGGTCGGGCACCCCGAACCACTGGAGCACCGGGTTCCACTACGACGCGGTGCTGATGCCGGTCCTGTTCGTCGCGCTCGTCGACGCGCTGTCGCGGTTGCGGCCCGCGCCGGCCGGCCGGCTCGCGGTCGCGGCGTGCGCCCTCGGGTGCGCGATCGGGGCCTTCCAACCCCTGGCCGGCCTGGCGCACCCCGCCACCTGGCGGGTCCCCCCGCACGTCGCGGCCGTCCGGTCCGCGCTCGACGGGATCCCGGACGGCGCGGTGGTTGCAGCGGACAACCGGCTCGCCCCGCAACTCACGGCCCGCTGCCAGGTGTACCGCCACCCGGAAGTCCCGCCCGGCGTCCACCCCGACTGGATCGCCACCACCGACCCGGACGTCCGGCCGCCGGACGGCTACGAGGTCGCGCACCGCGCACCGGGCCTGACCCTGCTGCGACGGTCGCCGATCTCCGACCCGCCGCACCCCCCGAACGTCCACTCTGTACCCTCTGCGACAACAATCACACAGGGGGTGACATTCGAGGCAGCGCCGGCCTAG
- a CDS encoding response regulator transcription factor — protein sequence MRILVIEDERALAASLRHGLMAEGFAVDVAHDGLTGLSLARLHGYRAVICDIMLPGLNGYRVCAALRADGVDTPILMLTAKDGEYDEAEALDTGADDYLSKPFSYVVLVARLRALIRRGGAARPTVLTVGDLRIDPAERRCRRGDAEVALTAKEFAVLACLGRRAGEVVTKSEIIDEVWDQAFDGDVNIVEVYVRALRRKMDIPFGVRSIETVRGAGYRLVAARA from the coding sequence ATGCGCATTCTGGTGATCGAGGACGAACGCGCCCTGGCCGCGTCGCTGAGGCACGGCCTGATGGCCGAGGGTTTCGCCGTCGACGTGGCCCACGACGGGCTGACCGGACTGTCCCTGGCCCGGCTGCACGGCTACCGCGCGGTGATCTGCGACATCATGCTCCCCGGCCTCAACGGTTACCGGGTGTGCGCGGCCCTGCGGGCCGACGGCGTGGACACCCCGATCCTGATGCTCACAGCGAAGGACGGCGAGTACGACGAGGCCGAGGCCCTCGACACCGGCGCCGACGACTACCTGTCCAAGCCGTTCTCCTACGTGGTGCTCGTCGCCCGGCTGCGCGCCCTGATCCGGCGCGGCGGCGCGGCCCGGCCGACGGTCCTCACCGTGGGCGACCTGCGGATCGACCCGGCCGAGCGGCGCTGCCGGCGCGGGGACGCCGAGGTCGCGCTCACGGCCAAGGAGTTCGCGGTGCTGGCGTGCCTCGGCCGGCGGGCCGGCGAGGTCGTCACCAAGTCGGAGATCATCGACGAGGTGTGGGACCAGGCGTTCGACGGGGACGTCAACATCGTCGAGGTGTACGTCCGCGCCCTGCGCCGCAAGATGGACATCCCGTTCGGGGTACGCAGCATCGAGACCGTGCGCGGCGCCGGGTACCGGCTGGTGGCGGCCCGTGCCTAG
- a CDS encoding M28 family peptidase produces the protein MRRVTGTVGLVLALVAGAVTLGAQPSAATPGAPSAAGTTLAAAPNIDVNNVKAHLQQLQTIATNNGGNRATGTGGHTASVSYVQQKLQAAGYTVTLQTCTSCNGSAKNVIADWPGGNTANTYMFGGHLDSVSAGPGINDDGSGSASLLEVALALAAANPTMTNHVRFAWWAGEEQGLIGSAFYVNSLTSTQKSAIKAYGTFDMIASTNAGYFVTGTDAVAVKLREYFVSISVPTETSTECCSDDGSFRDAGIPASINSTGAGRTKTSAQVTKWGGTAGAAYDSCYHKACDSYPSNINTTSLDRYADAEAYAVWALAVGSAPADDYAMSLSPTSGAVNPGGSTTTTLSTSTTSGNPQTVNLTASGAPAGVTVAFNPSSVTSGGSSTVTISTTASAAPGTYTLTISGSGTVTHTVTYALTVNGTGTCSSPGQKIANPGFESGAASWTATSGVIGANTGNGSPRTGTQDAWLDGYGSAHTDTLSQSVTLPAGCASYTLSFYLKISTAETSTTVQYDKLTVQVGTATLATYSNLNVAGYTLRSFDVAAYAGQTVTLKFTGVEDSSLQTSFVIDDTALTVS, from the coding sequence ATGAGACGTGTAACAGGGACGGTCGGACTGGTCCTGGCCCTGGTCGCCGGGGCGGTGACGCTGGGTGCACAGCCGTCGGCCGCGACCCCCGGCGCGCCGTCGGCGGCCGGCACCACGCTGGCCGCCGCACCGAACATCGACGTGAACAACGTCAAGGCCCACCTGCAACAGCTGCAGACCATCGCGACCAACAACGGCGGCAACCGGGCGACCGGCACCGGCGGCCACACCGCCTCCGTGTCCTACGTGCAGCAGAAGCTGCAGGCGGCCGGGTACACCGTCACGCTGCAGACCTGCACGAGCTGCAACGGCTCGGCGAAGAACGTGATCGCCGACTGGCCGGGCGGCAACACCGCCAACACCTACATGTTCGGCGGCCACCTCGACAGCGTGAGCGCCGGCCCCGGCATCAACGACGACGGCTCCGGCTCGGCGTCGCTGCTGGAGGTCGCCCTGGCCCTGGCCGCGGCGAACCCGACCATGACCAACCACGTCCGGTTCGCCTGGTGGGCCGGCGAGGAGCAGGGCCTGATCGGCTCGGCGTTCTACGTCAACTCGTTGACGTCGACCCAGAAGAGCGCCATCAAGGCGTACGGCACGTTCGACATGATCGCCTCCACGAACGCCGGGTACTTCGTCACCGGCACCGACGCTGTCGCGGTGAAGCTGCGGGAGTACTTCGTGTCGATCAGCGTGCCGACCGAGACGTCCACCGAGTGCTGCTCGGACGACGGCTCGTTCCGCGACGCCGGCATCCCCGCGTCGATCAACTCGACCGGCGCCGGCCGCACCAAGACCAGCGCGCAGGTCACCAAGTGGGGCGGCACCGCCGGCGCGGCGTACGACTCCTGCTACCACAAGGCCTGCGACTCCTACCCCTCGAACATCAACACCACCTCCCTGGACCGGTACGCCGACGCCGAGGCGTACGCCGTGTGGGCCCTCGCGGTCGGTTCGGCCCCCGCCGACGACTACGCGATGTCGCTGAGCCCGACGTCCGGCGCCGTGAACCCGGGCGGCTCCACGACGACGACCCTGAGCACGTCGACCACCTCCGGCAACCCGCAGACCGTGAACCTGACGGCCTCCGGCGCGCCGGCCGGGGTGACCGTGGCATTCAACCCGTCCTCGGTGACCTCGGGCGGATCGTCGACCGTGACGATCTCGACCACGGCCTCGGCCGCGCCGGGGACCTACACATTGACGATCTCCGGGTCGGGGACGGTCACGCACACGGTGACCTACGCGCTGACGGTCAACGGCACCGGGACCTGCTCCAGCCCGGGGCAGAAGATCGCCAACCCGGGCTTCGAGTCCGGCGCGGCGTCGTGGACGGCGACGTCCGGGGTGATCGGGGCGAACACCGGCAACGGCTCGCCGCGCACCGGCACCCAGGACGCCTGGCTCGACGGGTACGGCTCGGCGCACACCGACACCCTGTCCCAGTCGGTCACCCTGCCGGCCGGGTGCGCGAGTTACACCCTGTCGTTCTACCTGAAGATCAGCACGGCGGAGACGAGCACCACGGTGCAGTACGACAAGCTGACCGTGCAGGTCGGGACGGCCACCCTGGCCACGTACTCGAACCTGAACGTCGCCGGGTACACCCTGCGCTCCTTCGACGTGGCGGCCTACGCCGGCCAGACGGTCACGCTGAAGTTCACCGGGGTGGAGGACTCCTCGCTGCAGACGTCCTTCGTCATCGACGACACCGCGCTGACGGTGTCCTGA